ACCTAATTCTTGCAGTGGTCTGGGTTTGGGGGCAAGCGTTGTTCAGTTGGCAGGCTTTGCAATTTGTTGTGACATCGCTGGCCAGTTCAGCTATATGCCTGATTCTGAACTTGGCGTGCCTGATTAAGTCTATCATTCGCCGGGCACCTAGGTGGGTTGTCCGGTGGATATGTTCTAACACCTGCCATCttaatttttctggtaggatggtttggtcatttACATCAGTCCACCACCCGTTTTGAACCTGTTTTAGGGGAAGCGTGTCCATCCATTCGCAGTCCCGTTCAGTATAGTCAGGAAAACATGGCAGATCTCGCGGGCCAGGATCAGGGAGCTGGAGCATGAGAAGCTGACCGGGAGCCTTTGCTATGCTCCTTGCGGTTTGGTCGGCTAAGAAGTTGCCTCGAGCAATTGGCGTAGTTGGTTTCTGATGCCCAGGGCAATGTACGATAGCCAATTTCTTTGGtttccacaaagcagttaatagagctaggatctcttgcttgttttttatttctttgccttcgGCTGTTAATAGTCCCCTCTCTCTGTAGatggccccatgtatgtgcgcAGTAGCGAAAGCATAGCGGCTATCCGTGTATACTGTTAGTTTTTTCTCTGCCCCTAGATTGAGGGCCTGTGTGAGTGCTATCAGTTCGGCTCTTTGGGCCGATGTCCTTGGAGGCAAGGGTTccgcccagattacctcagtctctgacGTTACAGCCGCTCCTGCATACCGCTGGCCTTGGTGGACGTAGCTGCTGCCATCAGTGAACCAGATGAGTTCTGTGTCGGGGAGCGGACGATCTTGCAGGTCCTCCCGCACCCCATGCACCTGAGCCAGTATCTCAGTGCACTCATGGGGCGGGGCGTCCAAGTCTGGATTTGGCAGCAGTGAAGCAGGGTTTAAAGAGGTTGGGGGCAGAAAAGTTATTCTGAGGGGGTTTAACAGCAGTCCTTGATAGTGGGTGAGCCGGGCGTTACTCATCCATCGGTCCGGCGGCTGCCGGAGGACGCCTTCAATGGCATGCGGGGTTATAACTCGCAACTCTTGCCCCATGATAAGTTTATCAGCGTCTCGGACCATTAGGGCGGTCGCTGCGATTATCCGGAGGCAGGGTGGCCAGCCAGCAGCCACTGAATctaatttttttgacaaatagGCAACTGGCCTCTGCCAGGGGCCTAGGTACTGTGTTAACACGGCTTTTGcaacacctttattttcatccacgtataagtggaagggcttggaGACATCAGGGAGCCCCAGCGCGGGGGCTGATAACAAGGCAGTTTTGATTTGTTGAAaggccagctcagcctcctccGTCCAATTGAAGGGCTGCCGTTCCTTTGTTGCCTGGTATAGGGGCTTGGCTAACTCAGCAAATCCGGGTATCCATAACCTACAGAACCCTGCCGACCCCAGGAATTCTCTCACTTGCCGTGTCGACTGGGGTCTAGGGATGCGTAGGACTGTTTCCTTTCGGGCTTTGGTTAGCCAGCGTTGCCCCCCTTTTAATAGGTACCCCAGATAAGTTACCTCCGGCTTGCAGATCTGAGCCTTTGTTGCTGAGGCTCGGTAGCCTAGCTCCCCCAGTCTTCAAGAGGTCCTCAGTCCTTTGAACACAAGTTTCCGGGGACCTGGCCGCTATTAAGAGATCATCAACATATTGCAAAAGAGTTATTTCAGGGTGTTGCCGCCGGTACTCACCCAGATCTTCATGAAGGGCTTCATCGAACAGGGTTGgcgagttcttgaacccttgtgGCAGCCTGGTCCATGTTAGCTGACCGTTGATGCCCCTCTCAGGATCCGTCCATTGAAATGCAAAGAGTTCTTGACTTTTGGGAGCCAGAGGAAggctgaagaaagcatcttttagATCAAGAATGGTATACCATTGTTTTTCGGGATGTAAGGCACTCAGAAGGGTGTATCGATTGGGCACAGTGGGATGTATGTCCATGACCTTTTTATTAACTTCTCTTAAATCCTGTACTGGCCTGTAGTCCGTACTGTTGGGTTTACGAACAGGTAACAGTGGAGTATTCCAGGATGAGTGGCAAGCCCGTAGGACTCCCTGGTCTAAGAGTCGGTGGATATGGGGCGTAATTCCTTCTCTTGCCTCCAGGGGCATAGGGTATTGTCGAACCTGAACTGGGTCCGTCCTTGGCTTAACTTCCACAAATATAGCAGGTCGATGTTTAGCTAGCCTCAAGCCCCCAGTTTCTGCCCACGCTTCAGGGAAACGCTGGAGCCAAGAGTCAATTTTTTTGATCGGGGGGCTTTTGCTCTTGATGGAGCCTGTACTCATCTTCTAAGGTGACAGTCAGGATAGTTATTGGCCTGTTTTGGGAATCAGTTATCTTGGGCCCTTCTGGCTCAAAGTGGATTTGGGCCTCCATCTTTGTCAGCAAGTCCCTT
The DNA window shown above is from Chlorocebus sabaeus isolate Y175 chromosome 29, mChlSab1.0.hap1, whole genome shotgun sequence and carries:
- the LOC140710679 gene encoding uncharacterized protein isoform X2; this encodes MVRDADKLIMGQELRVITPHAIEGVLRQPPDRWMSNARLTHYQGLLLNPLRITFLPPTSLNPASLLPNPDLDAPPHECTEILAQVHGVREDLQDRPLPDTELIWFTDGSSYVHQGQRYAGAAVTSETEVIWAEPLPPRTSAQRAELIALTQALNLGAEKKLTVYTDSRYAFATAHIHGAIYRERGLLTAEGKEIKNKQEILALLTALWKPKKLAIVHCPGHQKPTTPIARGNFLADQTARSIAKAPGQLLMLQLPDPGPRDLPCFPDYTERDCEWMDTLPLKQVQNGWWTDVNDQTILPEKLRWQVLEHIHRTTHLGARRMIDLIRHAKFRIRHIAELASDVTTNCKACQLNNACPQTQTTARIRCRGTRPGVYWEIDFTEIKPGKYRYRYLLVFVDTFSGWTEAFPTKRKTAQVIAKKILEEILPRYGFPVQIRSDNGPAFVAKPYRKFTRKFGPDYENCTKQDLRRRPIHSSRETGS
- the LOC140710679 gene encoding uncharacterized protein isoform X1; amino-acid sequence: MVRDADKLIMGQELRVITPHAIEGVLRQPPDRWMSNARLTHYQGLLLNPLRITFLPPTSLNPASLLPNPDLDAPPHECTEILAQVHGVREDLQDRPLPDTELIWFTDGSSYVHQGQRYAGAAVTSETEVIWAEPLPPRTSAQRAELIALTQALNLGAEKKLTVYTDSRYAFATAHIHGAIYRERGLLTAEGKEIKNKQEILALLTALWKPKKLAIVHCPGHQKPTTPIARGNFLADQTARSIAKAPGQLLMLQLPDPGPRDLPCFPDYTERDCEWMDTLPLKQVQNGWWTDVNDQTILPEKLRWQVLEHIHRTTHLGARRMIDLIRHAKFRIRHIAELASDVTTNCKACQLNNACPQTQTTARIRCRGTRPGVYWEIDFTEIKPGKYSLTENSPGNLAQTTRTVRSRTSADAPSIPAGRLGPSQAPLARNSSTQVERTTASTPDYSHRSQGRRHCFVDPLHTRQTSGPNIRPSRAIWSTGYMDCRQS